CCTTACTTAGGAAGGCACAGGTGACAGCCCCATTTAGGTACAATCAGCTGGAAGTCTGACCTGCGAGGCGTTGTGCAGGGCAGCTGGGAAGGAGCTGGGGAAATCCTTCTCCACTAGGCCCTCTTGCCTCCATCCTGTGCTCTATTTTAGACCTGGGAGTAATTACTTATTTAGTTTGTTGGCTCCGGCACTAGACCCGGAGCGCCCGGGTAGGCAGTGACGcacaagagaaaacaggcaggCGGGAGGCAGGCTGCCAGCACCGGCCCTAGCCCTGTAACTTTGAACACCTTTCTGAATCCCATTTTCCATTTGGACAAAGTGGAAGTGAGCCGGGCCTACCGGGAGGGATTGTTTTAAGGGGTGTACAATAGAAGGCATGTGCCCGGGACACAAAGGCTGCTCAGTCAATGCCGGTCTCGCTGGTCTCCTTGAGAATAAGGCTTCCATCCTGCTATATCGCCCCTGCTCTTGGCACCTAATGAATGCTCAGAATGTATCGGTTCAGTGAATGCACTGCCAGCAAAAGGAATTTTTCACCCTTATCAGTTTTTAGGGGTATTTCAAGCATACTGAATCCTGAATAAGGGATGTTGTGCTTCCCCCTTTCCAGGTTCCTGCAGTCAGGATCGAGGAAGTGCGGCGGGTCCAGGCGCAGGTCCGCACGAAATCTGGGAGCCTGAGCAGCGGGGACTTGGGTTGGGCCCGTCGCCGGCAGAGGGCGCCCGGGGCTCGCTGAACTCGTGGCGTTGGAGCTGGGGCGCTCGCCCCGCGCGGGGCACAGGCTGCAGTCCGGCGTTGACCGCAGCCCGCTACGCGCCGGCTGCCCCGGAGGAGCTTGAAGGGAGCGCCCTCGGGGCGCAGCGGAGCGCATCTGCCAGGCGCGCCGCTGCGGGGAGCCCTTTCGGAATGGTGAGTGCAGGCGCCGGCGGGACACCCCTCACCCTAGTTGGAGGACACTTGGAGATGCAGGTCGGACGGATGCGGGCTGTTGCAGCGTTTGGTATGCGTGGGAGAGTGGGCAAGGTCCCTCCTTTCGTCGGTCTTTGGGAAGGGCTTGGGGTCGTCCCCAGTGGATGTTGGCCGGGCTTCGCCTTCTGGGGACTCGGGCTTACTTGAGGTTCTAACACAAGGATCTGTCTTGCGGGCCCTGTCGCGTGCTGTCCGGGGGTCTGGGGGTCCGGGGGTTGGCAGGTGACCCAGGGCGTGCGAATGCTCACCTGGGCGTCCCCCGCCCCGTTTCGCCCGCGGCATCATCCAAGCAACCACGTGCAGGCTGTCGCCCGCAACTCTGCCTGTCAAGCGAAGCCCgcccccagggcaggggaggggacgcgggggcggggtgggctgTGCCCCGCGGGAACCCGGCTGGCCCGTGCGCTCTCCGGTGCCAGCTCCGCTCTCTTTGCCTGGTGTTCCCACGGGCTCCCGGGAGGTAGCGGACAGTGCAGTGGAGAGGCGCAGAGCCCAGCCCCGAGGGGCCAGAGGCCACCCGAGGGGCACCCGGGCGCTCGGCTCCGGGAGAGAAAGGCATCGAGGAAAAGAAGCTGCCCAAGTGACTAGTCTTGGAGGTGCCCTCTCTCAAGGAGGAGCCAATCGCCTGGGAGCCCTTTTCCTGGGTGTCACTGGCTTGAACGATCTCTGGCCGTTGGAAAGGTGGGGCTGCGCCGGCTCTGGGGGATCTGGCCCGGGATCATTTCCCGAACCTGCCCGGCGATCTTTGCGCATCAGCAGCCAGACCCCGGCCGCGCGCGCCGGGCAGGACTCCAGCGCACCTCCTGGGCGTTGTGGAGCTGCGGCGCCGAGCGAAGCCTGCCTTCGGAGCTCCGGAGGCTTTTGTAGAGACACAACCTCAACGCAAGGTAGGTGGCTCGCACGGAGTTGCACTGGGGTTGATATGGGTAAAGCTGCGATCCGCTCAAGTCTTGGCGAACgacctttgctttctttttgctttttaggGCGTATGTGGGGCCAGGGGCTTGGAGGAGTGAGGCATGTGTTTTCAGCTGCGCCTCCGAAAGGGGAGAATTCTGTCACCGCCCGAGAGGCAACAGCCCCCAGTGTGACTACGACTGACTAGAGCCGCAGAGGCCTGGGAATCTCTGGATTGATAgtttaaaatatgctaaaaagCCAGTGCTTTCCAGGGGGAATTGAAGGGTCAGCCGGTCAACGCAGCAGTGCCCTGGAGCAAGGGAGCCAGAAGACAGTTCTAGAGAGCAAGAGGGACCTTCCCAGGGGCTGAGTGGGGGTGCCAAGGGTTACAGCCCTCTGATGGGATGCTGGTGAGGTCCTGCGGCCCAGGGAGCCAGTGGGGCTGCGCAAGGGGCTGCCCAGTGGGTGAGAACTCCTGCAGGTCTGACGGACCTCTCCTCCCTGCTTAGGAACTGGAGGGTGTCAGAGCCCCCTGTCCCCCTCTGCAAGATGAGGACTCTGAACACCTCTACCATGGACGGGGCCGGGCTGGTGGTGGAGAGAGCCTTCTCCTTCCGCATCCTTACAGCCTGTTTCCTGTCTCTGCTCATCCTGTCCACCCTCCTGGGGAACACACTTGTCTGTGCAGCCGTCATCAGATTCCGACATCTGCGGTCCAAGGTGACCAACTTCTTTGTCATCTCCTTGGCCGTATCGGATCTCCTGGTGGCTGTTTTGGTCATGCCCTGGAAAGCAGTGGCGGAGATTGCTGGCTTCTGGCCCTTTGGGTCCTTCTGTAACATCTGGGTGGCCTTTGACATCATGTGCTCCACCGCGTCCATCCTCAACCTCTGCGTCATCAGCGTGGACAGGTACTGGGCCATCTCTAGCCCCTTCCGGTACGAGAGGAAGATGACCCCCAAAGCGGCCTTCGTTCTGATCAGCGTGGCGTGGACCTTGTCTGTACTCATCTCCTTCATCCCAGTGCAACTCAGCTGGCACAAGGCCAAACCCACAGGCTCCTCGGACGGGAATGCCACTTCCCTAGGTGAGACCATGGACAATTGTGATTCCAGCTTAAGCAGGACATATGCCATTTCATCCTCCCTGATAAGCTTCTATATCCCCGTGGCCATCATGATTGTCACCTACACCAGGATCTATAGGATTGCCCAGAAACAAATACGGCGCATCTCAGCCTTGGAGAGGGCTGCCGTCCATGCCAAGAATTGCCAGACCGCCACAGGTAATGGCAAACCCGTGGAGTGTTCTCAACCGGAAAGCTCCTTTAAGATGTCCTTCAAAAGAGAGACTAAAGTCCTGAAGACCCTGTCCGTGATCATGGGGGTGTTTGTGTGCTGCTGGCTCCCCTTCTTCATCTTGAACTGCATGGTGCCCTTCTGTGGGTCTGGAGAGACCAAGCCCTTCTGCATTGATTCCATCACCTTCGACGTGTTTGTGTGGTTCGGGTGGGCTAATTCCTCCTTGAACCCCATCATTTATGCCTTTAATGCTGATTTTCGGAAGGCATTTTCAACTCTCTTAGGATGCTACAGACTGTGCCCTACCACCAATAATGCCATCGAGACGGTTAGCATCAATAACAATGGGGCTGTGGTCTTTTCCAGCCATCACGAGCCTCGTGGCTCCATTTCCAAGGACTGCAATCTGGTCTATCTGATCCCACATGCAGTGGGCTCCTCCGAGGACCTGAAGAAGGAGGAGGCATGTGGAATGGCCAAACCCTTGGAGAAGTTGTCCCCAGCCCTATCTGTCATATTGGACTATGACACCGATGTCTCTCTAGAGAAGATC
This region of Suricata suricatta isolate VVHF042 chromosome 6, meerkat_22Aug2017_6uvM2_HiC, whole genome shotgun sequence genomic DNA includes:
- the DRD1 gene encoding D(1A) dopamine receptor, with the protein product MRTLNTSTMDGAGLVVERAFSFRILTACFLSLLILSTLLGNTLVCAAVIRFRHLRSKVTNFFVISLAVSDLLVAVLVMPWKAVAEIAGFWPFGSFCNIWVAFDIMCSTASILNLCVISVDRYWAISSPFRYERKMTPKAAFVLISVAWTLSVLISFIPVQLSWHKAKPTGSSDGNATSLGETMDNCDSSLSRTYAISSSLISFYIPVAIMIVTYTRIYRIAQKQIRRISALERAAVHAKNCQTATGNGKPVECSQPESSFKMSFKRETKVLKTLSVIMGVFVCCWLPFFILNCMVPFCGSGETKPFCIDSITFDVFVWFGWANSSLNPIIYAFNADFRKAFSTLLGCYRLCPTTNNAIETVSINNNGAVVFSSHHEPRGSISKDCNLVYLIPHAVGSSEDLKKEEACGMAKPLEKLSPALSVILDYDTDVSLEKIQPITQNGQHPT